AAGTTTCGTTCTTTATGGAAGAGTGTAAGCGAATGGGCTTGCAAGTTTTGGGTCCTGATGTAAATGAATCATTCTATAAATTTACTGTAAATGATGATTATGCGGTACGTTTTGGGATGGGAGCTATAAAGGGTGTCGGTTCTGGAGCGGTTGCAACCATAGTGGAGAAAAGAAAAGACGGGAAATACAAGTCTATTTTTGATTTGACCAAACGAATTGATTTACGTGCTGCCAATAAAAAAGCGTTAGAAAACTTAGCCTTGGCTGGGGGATTTGACTCTTTTGGCGATACAACGAGAGCGCAATACTTTCATGATGATGGAGACGGAATAACGTTTTACGAAAAAGCGATTCGGTATGGTGCTAAGTTCCAGGAAAACGAAAATTCCTCTCAGGTAAGTTTGTTTGGCGATGCTAGCGAGGTGCAAATTGCTGAGCCAGTTGTGCCTCCATGTGAAGATTGGAGTACGATGGAAAAGTTATCAAGAGAAAAGGAGGTTGTAGGTATTTATATTTCTGGGCATCCGCTGGATGATTTTAGATTTGAAATGAAATATTTTTGCAATGCTCGTTTAGATGCGCTCAGAAATATGGAACAATATGTAGGTAAGAATTTAACTTTTGCAGGTATTGTAAGTAATTTTCAACGCCGAACAGCTAAGAATGGTAAGGACTGGGCAATATTTACACTGGAGGGATTTGAAGAAAGTTTTGAGTTCAAAATTTTTGGAGAAGAGTACCTCAAGTTTTATCATTTTTTATACAATAATCAATTTGTATTTATAAAAGTGCTCATTAAAGAAGGTTGGGTCAATCAAGATACAGGCAAAAAAAGTGAGCCAAGAATGCAATTTGTAGAGGTTAAGCAATTGCAGGATGTATTGGCTACGTTTGCCAAAAAACTCATTTTATATCTTAACATAAATGATTTACATGCTGATTTTATTCACAATTTAAGTCGACTTTTTCAGGAGTATAAAGGAGATAACACCGTTTCATTTGAAGTAATGGAGCTAGAAAAAATAAAAAAATTAATTCCTGTTGCAACACCAGATATAGATCCAGAAGAGATGAGTTTTGCAGATGATTTAGAAGAGGTTGATACTGTAAATGGAGAACTAGCTGAAGCATCTACAGTTGTAAAAGTTGAAGAGGTTGAGGAGATAAAAGTAGTTACAAAGCTAGCAATGGCTAGTAGAAAATTGAAAGTTAGAATTTCAAACGAGTTACTGATAGCATTGGAGAAAATGCAAGTAAACTTTAAATTGAATTAATATCATTTAATTACGTTAGTTATTTGAATAGTTATGAAAGATGATGATTATCTAAAATTGCTGTTTTAGTTTAGTTATGGTTATTTTAAACAAAAATGTCTCGCATTGGCGAGACATTTTTGTTTAAAAATGAGATGTGAATTATTTTCCAAAAGAATAAATAACACCAATATTAAGTCCAAAAGAAGAATAAGGGACTACAGAGGTTAATGATTTTGATTGATCTTTATTTAATGGGTCTAAAGAATCAACATATTCAATGTCCTTTGTAGGTGTTGGGAATACAGGATGATTGGCCTGACCCAATTGCCATGTATAGGCTGGTATTGTTTGAGCTGGTTGGCCTCCATCTAAAGAACCTTGTGGAACTGCTGGATATGCAACGGCTAATTTAGTATATTCTGATGAGTCTCTTGTTAGATTGATACCCAAGTATTCTAATTCAGCAAATAAGCTTACATTACTAGAAATTTTATGTTTGTACCCAATAGAAGCTGTAAAACCTAGTGGAAGTCTTCCGCTATAATCTATTTTTCCTGTTGCTATAATTGGTCCAAAAGCTGTATTGGTTGTTTTTACAAACTCAGCTTTAGTTGCTCCCGCAATTTTTGTAATCGCCCCAAATTTACCATAAATATTATCGTTAAAGTTGTAAATTAAGGCAAGGTTTAATCCGTATGCACGTGCATGCGCAGTACCTGTAGTTCGCTCCACAATTGAAGTAACATTAGCGGCAGATACATTAGTTCTGTAAGAATCTACGTTTTGGTCATTACCATGCAGGTATGCAAATCCTAACTCTACTCCAAAAGTTTCAGAAAAAAAATATCCAGCTCTAAATTGAGAATTGAATCCTTCGCCGTAACTGCCCTTTTTTACTGTTGCGATAGATTGGTCACTATTCAATGAAGTTCCAAGTATCATTCTTGAGCTAGGTATAGAATAGCCACCTGACACTGAAACATAATACTGAGCAGATGCGGTCGTTGTAACTAACATTAAAATAAAAAATAAAATTTTGTTCATTATATTTTGATAAATTGTTTATTCGGCAAAAATAATTTTTTTTAGATTAATATATGATAGTTTTAAAAAAAAATATGTAGAATTAAAGTGTATAGACTAATAGGAAAATAATAGTAGGTCTAATCCGTAAGTGCTTTGAATTTATTATTTAGTTTAAAAAAAAGTTTAAGGTAATTTAATTTTGTGACTAGTCTGTATTTGTTGATAACTATGTTTGTTTTATCGATGTATTTTATTAAAAGCATTTAAATATTTTTGAATATCACTATGAATTAGAACTAGTATTTAAAACGAAGAGTAACTTAAATTATGTTAGCTGTGAAATATCTTTAGAATTAGTAACATAATTGAAAAAAAATGGCTTAATTCTGTTAATTTGATTACAGAGTTAGCCCTGATGGAAGCGGCATCTCCCGATTTAGAAAAATAAGGCTTTTTTGCCGTAGTTTTTATTTATCGGGAATACAGCGTACAGCGGGAAAAAGCTCCAAAAGAAAATAAATTTCTAGTATAAAGTAAGTATATAGGAATTGATAATAGATTAATAGTCAAAACTAATTTGGGAATAGTGATTGATTTGTTTTTAATTTATAAATTTGTACTCTAGTTTGAATATTTAAAAATTCAAATCATAAACTTAAAATATATATTATGGCATTAGCAATAACGGATGCTACTTTTGAAGAAGTAGTTTTGAAATCAGACAAACCGGTAATGGTAGATTTTTGGGCAGCATGGTGTGGACCATGTAGAATGGTAGGTCCAATCATTGATGAATTAAGCAACGAATACGAAGGGAAAGTGGTTGTTGGTAAGGTTGATGTTGATGCAAATCAAGAATTTGCTGCAAAATACGGCGTTAGAAACATCCCAACAGTATTGGTTTTTCATAACGGAGAAGTAGTAGGAAAGCAAGTAGGAGTTGCTCCTAAGCAAACGTATGCAGATAGTCTTGACGCTTTGTTGTAATTAACATTGAACTTTTAGAATCAATTTTAGATATAGAAAAGGTTTGGCGCAAGTCAAACCTTTTTTTTGTTTAAGAACAGTTTTGTGTTTTATTTTGGGCTAATCTTGTTATGTGGCGCTTTAATTTTTAAATCATTTAATCTTTTAATATATTTGGATTATGAAGATTGAATCGCAAATAGAAAAAATTACTAGTTTCCAGCATCTTGAATTACTGGCTAATCAGGTTGTAGAAGGATTTATTTCAGGAATGCACAAGAGTCCGTTTCATGGCTTCTCGGCAGAGTTTGCTGAGCATAAAGTTTATAATGCTGGAGAGAGCACAAAGCATATTGACTGGAAGTTGTATGCCAAAACCGATAGGTTGTATACCAAACGTTATGAAGAAGAGACTAATTTAAGATGTCATATTATAATTGATAATTCGTCTTCTATGCATTATCCTCAATTGTTAGCGAACCAAAACTTTTTTGAGAACAAGATAGGGTTTTCAGTATTGGCCTCAGCGGTATTGATGAATTTATTAAAGAAACAGAGAGATGCAGTTGGTTTAAGTGTTTTTTCGGATACGTATGAGTACTATGCGCCAGAAAAAGGAAGCGACCGACACCACAGAATGATTTTGAATGCCCTTGAAGGCTTACTCCAAAAGCCTATGGTTGCAAAAAGTACAGATACCGTAACATATTTACATCAAATAGCCGAGAAGATGCATCGTAGGTCTATGATTATCTTGTTTACGGATATGTTTCAGAGTTTTGATGAGTCTGTTGATTCTAAAAAAGAACAAGCCTTATTTGGTGCTCTACAGCACTTAAAGCACAATAAGCACAAAGTAGTCTTGTTTCATGTAATTGATGGCAAAACGGAGCTTGATTTTGAATTTGACAACACACCTAGGAAGTTTGTTGATGTGGAAACAGGAGAAGAAGTTGCTGTTTTCTCAGATACAGTACAAGAAGAATACCAAAATCAGATGCAATTATACTTAAAAAAGCTGTCTATGACTTGCTCACAAAACAGAATTAAGTACGTTCCAGTTCATGTTGATGAAAATTTTGAAAAAATAATGATGACATATTTAGCTGAAAAACAAAACTTTGGGTAATAAGTGATAATTTTTTTGAAATTATTTTTAAAAAACGCTTGCGCAAACGGAAATCTATTGTATCTTTGCCACCGCAATAACGCAGAGGTTTGGTAGTTCAGTTGGTTAGAATACATGCCTGTCACGCATGGGGTCGCGGGTTCGAGTCCCGTCCAGACCGCAATATTGGGGAAAGCCTTTCGTAACAGAAAGGCTTTTTTGCCCCTTTACGGTTTTTAACGTTAGTTGTGTTGTTTGCTACGAATTTGTAACTCGTAGCGGGTTTAGTAGTTAGACCAATGAAAAGCTTTTCGCCTCGGCGAATAGCTTTTTTGATTTAATTTGAAGGAACGGTTTTAATTTATAGATTGAAATGGATTTAGTTCTTAATTGTTTGAACCTCAGTTAATTTCGTTAATAAATTAAATTTTAGAATCAAAAGTGATATAAAATAATACTGGTTTGGTAGTTCAGTTGGTTAGAATACATGCCTGTCACGCATGGGGTCGCGGGTTCGAGTCCCGTCCAGACCGCTAGTATTTAAAAAAAGTCTTTCGAAAGAAAGACTTTTTTGTTTGGTAAAATAAAATAGTTGCTATTATGTATTTAGTTTACATGTCGTAAATTAAAACAAAACTGCTTTGTATTGCCAAACAATCCAAATATAGAGTCCTAAAAAAACCATACATAGAACAAACTTCATGAAGCTAGAGGCCAGGAAGCCAATGAAAGAGCCAGTAGCGGCTTTTAGAGCTCTATTATGATCTTTAAAATCATAAATAAGTTCACCTATTAAAGCACCCAAGAAAGGGCCAATAAGAAATCCAAAAGGGATTGGTGCAAATATCCCAATTACAAGTCCAATATTGGTACCCCAAACACCGTAACTACTGCCGCCAAATTTTTTAGTTCCTTTGGCAGGAATAATGTAATCTAAAATAGAAATTACAATAGTAATGAGTAAGGTACTCCAAAGAATCCAGTGGTTCATGGGTACAGCATGTGTAAAATAAAGTAATGCAACCCCAAGCCAACTAATTGTAGGGCCTGGTAATACGGGTAAAAAACTCCCTATTATCCCGATAATGACACAACAAAATCCAAGGAGTAAAAGAAATAAATCCATAATTTATTTTTAGTATTTTTGTACAACATAAATATAACTCGAATTTTTCAAATGAAAGCAATAAATAGTTTGTCACTTTTAGTGTTCTTAATGCTAATTATGAGTAGTTGTAATTCTATTTATGCTCAAAGTGGTTTTGATAATCAAAAAGATGTTCTAGTAAAAGATAGCATATACAATAAGAATAAAATGAAAGTTTTAAATTTTTCGATGAAAGATTTTGATGCGCTTTTTTTTGAATTTTTTGATAAAAAAGCAAGCCCAACTGTTTTAAATAAAGTGGAGTTTTATTCTTATACGATTCGAATTGCAATATTCTCTGAACGTCTTGCAGCTTTATACCCAGACCAGAAAGCAGTAGCTATAGAGAGTAGGAATAAATGGTTTGCTGAAAGTTATGAGGATTATTTGAAAATCAAAAATTCGCAAAAAAAATAGTTGTAGTTTTATCCTTTAAAAAAAAATAGCAAATACACATATTTTGAAGCCATATTATCTTTTAATAGTTTTTCTTATTTTTCACTCATGTCAGTATTTTGAGACTCCTGTTCCTTCAGAGCAAGAGCTTTTAGAAAAGGAACTGAAATCCATCAATTGGAAAGAGGTTGATGAGTATCCATCTGTGGTAGATTGTGAAAAAATAGAAGATAAAAAGCAGCGCCAAAAGTGTTTTTTTGAGGTTTTAACTCAATTGATTCAAGAGAAATTGAGTGTAGATACGCTTTCAATTCTTTATCCTGAGCTGGATACAATTGAAGTTAAAGTTACTATTTTTCCAAATGCAACGATGCAGTTTGAACCTCAATTTCCAAAAGATTCTATAGCGTATGACAAAATCAAAATTGACAGCATACTCAAAGTTCGTCTAGTTGATTTTCCAAAAATTAATCCAGCCATAAAACGTGGTGTTCCAGTGAAAACACAATTTGTTCTTCCGGTGATTTTAAAAGTAGAGTAGTTAATGCCATTTACATTTTCTCACCCAGCCATACTTTTGCCTTTTTTAAAAAATAAAAAACTATCAGCTACCGCTTTGATAGTTGGCTCTATGTCTCCTGATTTTGAATATTTTTTCAGAATGAAAATACAAAGCGAAATTAGTCATACTTTTTTAGGAATTTTTCTAATTGATTTTCCTCTTGGGTTTATAGTTATGTTTGTTTTTCATGAAATTATAAAACGTCCTTTCATTGAAAATTTGCCTCATTTTCTTCAAAATAGGGTAGAGGAATTAAGAAAATTCAATTGGTTGTTTTATTTCAAAAGTAATTTTTTTGTAGTTTTGATATCCTTTTTTTTAGGAGCGGTTACTCATATAGTATGGGATTCAATGACGCATTGGGATGGTTTTATAGTACAACAATTTTATTTTTTTAATCTAAAGTTTTTTTCAATTCCGTTTTATAAAATAGCTCAGCATTCAAGTTCCGTTATTGGTTTGTTGTGGATCTTGTTTTATATTTATAAACTTCCAGAAAAATATGAAAACGGTAAAATAGTTAATTTTAATTATTGGTATTTGTCTATTTTTTTTACTGTAGTTTTTATTACTCTTAGATTTTATTTTGGAACACAATTGAATCAAATAGGTAATGTTATTGTGACTATTATTTCTTCAATAATACTGGCTATTACTTTAACAGGTTTGATTTTTAGAAATAAAAAAATTATTTAGTAAATTTTCTGCCTTTCCATTCGTAGTTTCCAAATAGGGAATATAAAGCCACGGTTGTGCTAAAAAAAGGATAAAATAAACTGCTTAAAATCAAATGATGCATTTTCCTTTTAGATAAAAAATGATTGGTTTTGTAGATCAAAACGGTATCAACAGTGAACTTGAAAGTAGATGCTAAAATGACATCTTGAAAAGTAGTTAAAACTAAGAACCAAGATCCAAGAATCAACACCCAACTCAAATTCCCAGCAAAAACGATCAATCCCAATCCTTTTCCGAAACTACTTTGATAAGAACCCGTTTTAGAAGCCCAACGAACGCGTTGGTAGAACAAAGATTTCCAATCGTTCATTGGTTTTGTAATGATAATATTGTTTTTAGACTTTAGATAATGCACTTTTTCGGGTGATTTTGCAATTGCTTTTTGGAGTAAAAAGACATCGTCACCACTAGCAATTTTGTCATTTCCTTCAAAACCATTGAGGTCTTGGAAAAAGGATTTGGTATAGGCAAAGTTGGCGCCATTACACATAAATCCTTTGTTAATGCCAAAACTTCCAATGGTTGCGCCTTGTAAACTTGCCAAATCCAATTGCTGAAATTGATGTAGAAATGAATTAGTACACGCATACGTGACCGCTCCTGCAATCATAGCTACATCATGAAGCTGAATGTAATTGTCTAAAGTTAATAACCAGTTTTCTGGGACTATACAATCGGCATCGGTGGTAATAACCCAATTGGAGTTCACAATTTGCATTGCAGTTACTATAGCATCTTTTTTAGGAGAATTAGAAACCCTAATATTCTTTATTATTCGAACTTTGAGAACTGAATACTGGGGACTGAACACCTCTTCCGATTCATCGTCTACTAAAATCACCTCAAACAATTCCATTGGATAATTCAACTTCGACAAACTTTCTAATAAAATGGGTAAATTTTCGGCTTCATTCCGGAAAGGAACAATAATTGAGAATTTTGTTTTTGGCTTTAAGCCCAAGTAATTTATTGTATTTACCTTTTTAAAACCATAAATTAACGCCAGTATTGCTAAGCAGTACAAAAGTATGATGAGGGAAACTATAATTGAAAACAGCATCTTTTTATTGTTTTTTAGTTTCTTTTATTATGGATTTACTATTAAAATTCAAAACATAATATGTACCAATTACAACAGGTAAAACTACATTTAAAAACCACATCAAAGTCGAAATAAAAATTACAATCCATTCGTTTACGCCTAGAATTCCAAAGAAATAAACCGCAACACTTCCTTTAACGGCAAAGTCTAAAAATTGAAAAGTGGGTAAGGATGACGCTAAAAAATAAACGGATGAAATTGTTGCAATCAGGGTGAAGTAAGGTAAATTTACATCAAAAGCTAAAAACAAAAAGTAATGTTGGTGCGAGAAAACCAGATAGCGACAAATACCCAATAAGATGTTTTTTTGATGTATGGGTTTTGGAATTTCATTAATTTTATGAATCAGTTTTTCGATTGAATATCCTTTGATAGTAATTTTTTTGACCGAAAATAAAATGATAAAAAGGAGTAAAACCATTCCAAAAATCAACGCAACTGTTTTTATTGTAATCACATGGTATTGTGCATTAAAATATAGCAACCCAAAAAGCCCAAAAATAACAGTCAGAATCATTTGAATTCCGTTGCAAATCAGGTTTAGGAATATGACTTTTTTAGTTTCTTTTTTTTCAAAAAACAGTGCTTTTCCGGCATATTCTCCCACTCCGTTTGGCGTAAAAAGACCAGCAGTTAGTGCGCCCAGAACTTGTTTTGTGGCTTCGCCTAAAGTTATTTTATGGATAAATGCTACTAGGTTTTGCCATTTCAATATTTCAAAAAATCGATTCAAAACACTTAGCAATAAAAGAAACGCAATTCCAGTAATAGATTGGTTTTTTTGGAAAAGAACAATGAATTTTTGCCAATCTAATTTATCATTATGGGCTAGTTGATTGTAAATAAAATAAAACGCACCGGCCACAATCAAAACTTTGATTAGAAGTACGAGGAATTGCTTAGTTTTGTGTGGAATTGAAATCATTTTGCAAAGTAAAGGAAAACTATTGTGAAAAAGCTATTTCACAGAGATTCACAAAGAATTCGCGAAGATTTACAAAAATAGTAGAAGCATGGTAGGCTTAGTGAACCTTTGTGGTTCATTAGAGCATCTTCGTGTAATAACAAAAAAGTATAAATTAAAAAGAATTGGCAAACGAACGCATCATATTAGGAATTGACCCTGGAACCATGATCATGGGTTTTGGATTGATCAAAATTGTCAATAAAAAAATGCATTTTTTGCAGTTGAACGAATTGCAATTGTCTAAATACGACAATCATTATCAAAAACTTAAAATCATTTTTGAACGAACGATTGAGTTAATCGATACTCACCATCCAGATGAAATTGCAATTGAAGCCCCTTTTTTTGGTAAAAACGTACAGTCGATGCTCAAGTTGGGTCGAGCCCAAGGTGTGGCCATGGCGGCGGGACTTTCTAGAGATATCCCTATTACGGAATACGAACCAAAGAAAATTAAAATGGCTATCACCGGAAACGGAAATGCCACAAAAGAGCAAGTAGCCAAAATGCTGCAACAACTTTTAGGACTGAAGGAATTGCCTAAAAATCTCGATAGTACGGATGGATTGGCAGCAGCAGTTTGTCATTTTTTCAATTCAGGAAAAGTGGTTGGTGCTAAAAGTTATACCGGTTGGGATGCTTTTGTGAAACAAAATGAGGAACGAGTGAAGAAATAGTTTTCAGTCGCAGCAACTGTAAACTGCGACTGTGACTGAATACTATAGAAATGAGCGGAATCTACATACACATACCCTTTTGCAAGCAGGCTTGTCATTACTGTGATTTTCATTTTTCGACTTCTATGAAGAAGAAAGAGGAGATGGTTTTGGCTATTGCCAAAGAATTGCAAATGCGTAAAAGCGAGTTTGAAAAGGAACAAGTTGAGACTATTTATTTTGGCGGAGGAACGCCAAGTGTCTTAACTTCAGAAGAAATTAATTTTTTGATTGAGACGGTTTATAGTCATTATGTAGTAATTGAAAATCCCGAAATTACGCTCGAAGCCAATCCAGACGACTTGTCAGAGGAACGCATTATCGAATTATCAAAAAGTAAAATCAACCGTTTGAGTATCGGGATTCAGTCTTTTTTTGAGGAAGATTTGCTTCTGATGAATCGAGCTCATAATTCTGCTGAAGCCAAAAAATGTTTGCAAGTAGCTACTCAATATTTTGATAACATCTCTCTTGATTTAATATACGGAATTCCTGCCATGAGCAATGAGAAATGGGAGCAAAATATCGACACAGCCTTGAGTTTTGGAATCCCGCATATTTCCAGTTATGCCTTAACGGTAGAGCCAAAAACAGCTTTGAAAAAACTAATTCAAACCGGCGCTGTTGCTGCTCCAAAAGATGAAGTTGCCGAGGCGCATTTTATGATTTTGGTTACCAAGCTCGAGGCTAATAATTTTGTACATTATGAATTGTCAAATTTTGGCAAAGTCAATTATTTTTCTAAAAATAATTCGGCTTATTGGTTGGGTAAAAAATACATCGGAATTGGTCCTTCGGCACATAGTTATGATGGTGTTACTCGTAGTTGGAACATAGCAAATAATGCCTTGTATTTAAAAGGTATTCAGCAGGATAAATTACCTAATGAAATAGAAATTCTTTCGGTGTCAGATCGTTACAACGAATATGTTATGACGGGTTTGCGTACTATTTGGGGCGTTTCATTAACTAGAATTCAAACTGAATTTGGAAGCGAATATCTAGAATATATGAATAAACAATCTAAGAAATTCCTTGATGATGATTTGGTTTTTATTGAAAACAACATCTTGAAGCCAACACCCAAAGGAAAGTTTTTGACAGATGGAATTGCATCAGACTTATT
This portion of the Flavobacterium sp. CECT 9288 genome encodes:
- a CDS encoding outer membrane beta-barrel protein translates to MNKILFFILMLVTTTASAQYYVSVSGGYSIPSSRMILGTSLNSDQSIATVKKGSYGEGFNSQFRAGYFFSETFGVELGFAYLHGNDQNVDSYRTNVSAANVTSIVERTTGTAHARAYGLNLALIYNFNDNIYGKFGAITKIAGATKAEFVKTTNTAFGPIIATGKIDYSGRLPLGFTASIGYKHKISSNVSLFAELEYLGINLTRDSSEYTKLAVAYPAVPQGSLDGGQPAQTIPAYTWQLGQANHPVFPTPTKDIEYVDSLDPLNKDQSKSLTSVVPYSSFGLNIGVIYSFGK
- the trxA gene encoding thioredoxin, which gives rise to MALAITDATFEEVVLKSDKPVMVDFWAAWCGPCRMVGPIIDELSNEYEGKVVVGKVDVDANQEFAAKYGVRNIPTVLVFHNGEVVGKQVGVAPKQTYADSLDALL
- a CDS encoding DUF58 domain-containing protein, whose translation is MKIESQIEKITSFQHLELLANQVVEGFISGMHKSPFHGFSAEFAEHKVYNAGESTKHIDWKLYAKTDRLYTKRYEEETNLRCHIIIDNSSSMHYPQLLANQNFFENKIGFSVLASAVLMNLLKKQRDAVGLSVFSDTYEYYAPEKGSDRHHRMILNALEGLLQKPMVAKSTDTVTYLHQIAEKMHRRSMIILFTDMFQSFDESVDSKKEQALFGALQHLKHNKHKVVLFHVIDGKTELDFEFDNTPRKFVDVETGEEVAVFSDTVQEEYQNQMQLYLKKLSMTCSQNRIKYVPVHVDENFEKIMMTYLAEKQNFG
- a CDS encoding DUF456 domain-containing protein, giving the protein MDLFLLLLGFCCVIIGIIGSFLPVLPGPTISWLGVALLYFTHAVPMNHWILWSTLLITIVISILDYIIPAKGTKKFGGSSYGVWGTNIGLVIGIFAPIPFGFLIGPFLGALIGELIYDFKDHNRALKAATGSFIGFLASSFMKFVLCMVFLGLYIWIVWQYKAVLF
- a CDS encoding DUF4184 family protein; its protein translation is MPFTFSHPAILLPFLKNKKLSATALIVGSMSPDFEYFFRMKIQSEISHTFLGIFLIDFPLGFIVMFVFHEIIKRPFIENLPHFLQNRVEELRKFNWLFYFKSNFFVVLISFFLGAVTHIVWDSMTHWDGFIVQQFYFFNLKFFSIPFYKIAQHSSSVIGLLWILFYIYKLPEKYENGKIVNFNYWYLSIFFTVVFITLRFYFGTQLNQIGNVIVTIISSIILAITLTGLIFRNKKII
- a CDS encoding glycosyltransferase, which gives rise to MLFSIIVSLIILLYCLAILALIYGFKKVNTINYLGLKPKTKFSIIVPFRNEAENLPILLESLSKLNYPMELFEVILVDDESEEVFSPQYSVLKVRIIKNIRVSNSPKKDAIVTAMQIVNSNWVITTDADCIVPENWLLTLDNYIQLHDVAMIAGAVTYACTNSFLHQFQQLDLASLQGATIGSFGINKGFMCNGANFAYTKSFFQDLNGFEGNDKIASGDDVFLLQKAIAKSPEKVHYLKSKNNIIITKPMNDWKSLFYQRVRWASKTGSYQSSFGKGLGLIVFAGNLSWVLILGSWFLVLTTFQDVILASTFKFTVDTVLIYKTNHFLSKRKMHHLILSSLFYPFFSTTVALYSLFGNYEWKGRKFTK
- the ruvC gene encoding crossover junction endodeoxyribonuclease RuvC — encoded protein: MANERIILGIDPGTMIMGFGLIKIVNKKMHFLQLNELQLSKYDNHYQKLKIIFERTIELIDTHHPDEIAIEAPFFGKNVQSMLKLGRAQGVAMAAGLSRDIPITEYEPKKIKMAITGNGNATKEQVAKMLQQLLGLKELPKNLDSTDGLAAAVCHFFNSGKVVGAKSYTGWDAFVKQNEERVKK
- the hemW gene encoding radical SAM family heme chaperone HemW, translated to MSGIYIHIPFCKQACHYCDFHFSTSMKKKEEMVLAIAKELQMRKSEFEKEQVETIYFGGGTPSVLTSEEINFLIETVYSHYVVIENPEITLEANPDDLSEERIIELSKSKINRLSIGIQSFFEEDLLLMNRAHNSAEAKKCLQVATQYFDNISLDLIYGIPAMSNEKWEQNIDTALSFGIPHISSYALTVEPKTALKKLIQTGAVAAPKDEVAEAHFMILVTKLEANNFVHYELSNFGKVNYFSKNNSAYWLGKKYIGIGPSAHSYDGVTRSWNIANNALYLKGIQQDKLPNEIEILSVSDRYNEYVMTGLRTIWGVSLTRIQTEFGSEYLEYMNKQSKKFLDDDLVFIENNILKPTPKGKFLTDGIASDLFYLNLE